A section of the Bacillus pumilus genome encodes:
- a CDS encoding PEP/pyruvate-binding domain-containing protein: MYSVLFHAAEESASLAGAKGLNLIKLNNHGLPVPDGFIIKTNSFSSFLSYHNLHPTEQNLADKIKEASFPSQMEAELLSSFQSLRKTYPSVAVRSSSVAEDLEGASFAGQYETYLNIKTDEEFLQAVKECWSSYFGVRVTEYKEEMDENEEEMPLMAVVVQGLIHSDVSGVIFSENPITGKTNEMMLTASYGLGEAIVSGLVTPDTFVIDKETLSIEKSLGTKELQIIPYQEGVIEQAVTEEMAGQFCLNDDQLVEITHITKQVEALYGHSVDIEFGIANGTFYLLQARPITAALSKAADETVGASFQMQPDELQDFWISMDDHMPGPTSPLFSSLIIPALKSGMKKNGEKYQVPDLNIKDIKLYRGHLYSSPSLPEASAEAAPVFDESLFELFPHLSERMYEILEKNFLPFYEKLDLKIKEPMTIEEAIIGFEELKAFYIQAYDDHFDIVIPQVILSAMIEDMLVTYTGDQSQVILLHEMMIGVMNKSLETDKKLSDFAKSVLQDKELYQAFINNEKNSELLDALTQSEKGRHFISTLEEFLQVYGWRSVKSHDLTEKTWVENPEFILDIIRNNIQHQSDFDEEFAQAVIKRQETYEHFMSQVKDEAFKTKFETLYQFALQAANIRDDHHFYIDAMLDAKARVYLLKIGELLVQKGTLPHQEDLWYLYDEEVHTALTTSTSFDTVIAQRKIDMKENEAIQPPAYMGTPTEAELQQAERTLGSLRENENNTSDMIYGIGASSGIVSGRVKVITCAEEFSQFQKDDILVCKTTTPLWTSLFRDAKAVVTDAGGILSHSAIIAREYMMPAVLGTRIATETLQSGDLVTVDGSNGRIQILKQHARV, from the coding sequence ATGTATTCAGTTTTATTTCATGCGGCTGAAGAATCCGCATCACTCGCAGGGGCAAAAGGCCTGAATTTAATCAAATTAAACAATCACGGCCTGCCAGTCCCAGATGGATTTATTATCAAAACCAACAGCTTTTCAAGCTTTCTTTCATATCACAACCTGCATCCAACTGAACAAAACCTTGCTGACAAAATCAAAGAAGCATCGTTTCCTTCTCAAATGGAAGCAGAACTTCTTTCGTCCTTTCAATCATTACGGAAAACTTATCCCTCAGTTGCAGTCAGATCCTCTTCTGTTGCAGAAGATCTCGAAGGCGCCTCATTTGCAGGACAGTACGAGACCTATTTAAATATCAAAACAGATGAAGAATTCTTACAGGCTGTCAAAGAATGTTGGTCTTCTTACTTTGGAGTGAGAGTAACAGAGTATAAGGAAGAGATGGATGAAAACGAGGAAGAGATGCCGCTCATGGCTGTTGTCGTTCAAGGATTGATCCATTCTGATGTCTCCGGTGTCATCTTTAGTGAGAATCCCATAACAGGAAAAACAAATGAAATGATGCTGACAGCAAGCTACGGACTAGGAGAAGCAATCGTTTCCGGGCTTGTGACACCAGACACATTTGTTATAGACAAAGAGACACTTTCTATTGAAAAATCACTTGGAACGAAAGAGCTGCAAATTATTCCTTATCAAGAAGGTGTCATTGAACAAGCAGTGACGGAGGAAATGGCTGGTCAGTTTTGCCTGAATGATGACCAACTAGTAGAAATCACGCACATCACCAAACAAGTAGAAGCACTTTATGGTCATAGCGTCGATATCGAATTTGGGATAGCAAATGGCACATTTTATTTACTTCAAGCCAGACCGATTACCGCAGCTCTCTCAAAAGCAGCAGATGAAACAGTAGGGGCTTCTTTTCAAATGCAGCCAGACGAGCTGCAGGATTTCTGGATCTCAATGGACGATCATATGCCGGGTCCAACAAGTCCTCTCTTTTCAAGTCTGATCATCCCAGCATTAAAAAGCGGTATGAAGAAAAATGGTGAAAAATATCAAGTGCCTGATCTGAATATTAAAGATATTAAGCTCTATAGAGGACATCTGTATTCATCACCGTCACTGCCTGAAGCGAGTGCAGAAGCCGCACCAGTTTTTGATGAAAGCTTATTTGAGTTATTTCCGCATCTAAGTGAACGTATGTATGAAATTTTAGAGAAAAATTTCTTGCCTTTTTACGAAAAGCTGGATCTCAAAATAAAGGAACCGATGACCATTGAAGAAGCCATCATCGGCTTCGAAGAATTAAAAGCTTTTTATATACAAGCATATGATGATCATTTTGATATTGTCATCCCTCAAGTCATTTTATCAGCTATGATTGAAGATATGCTTGTGACGTATACTGGTGATCAATCACAAGTGATCCTACTGCATGAGATGATGATAGGCGTGATGAATAAATCACTTGAAACAGATAAGAAGCTATCTGATTTTGCAAAGAGTGTCCTTCAAGATAAAGAACTTTATCAAGCATTTATAAACAATGAAAAGAATTCAGAGCTGCTTGATGCACTCACTCAATCGGAAAAAGGCAGACACTTCATTTCGACATTAGAGGAATTTCTTCAAGTTTATGGTTGGCGATCTGTGAAAAGTCATGACCTTACGGAAAAGACATGGGTGGAAAACCCTGAGTTTATCCTAGATATCATCAGAAACAACATTCAACACCAAAGTGATTTTGATGAAGAATTTGCACAAGCCGTCATCAAAAGACAAGAGACATATGAACATTTTATGAGCCAAGTGAAGGATGAAGCATTTAAAACGAAATTTGAGACACTTTACCAATTTGCTCTACAGGCTGCTAATATCCGTGATGATCATCACTTTTACATTGATGCCATGTTAGATGCTAAAGCCAGAGTATATCTATTAAAGATTGGCGAACTTCTTGTACAAAAAGGAACGCTTCCTCATCAAGAAGATCTATGGTATCTCTACGATGAGGAGGTACACACAGCGCTCACAACGTCTACATCATTTGATACAGTCATCGCACAAAGAAAAATTGACATGAAAGAGAATGAAGCCATCCAACCACCAGCTTATATGGGCACCCCCACTGAAGCTGAATTGCAGCAAGCAGAAAGAACGCTCGGTTCATTAAGAGAAAATGAAAACAACACAAGCGATATGATCTATGGAATTGGCGCATCTAGCGGTATTGTTTCTGGAAGAGTAAAAGTCATTACATGTGCTGAGGAATTCTCACAATTTCAAAAGGATGATATTTTAGTTTGCAAAACAACCACCCCTTTATGGACAAGCTTATTTAGAGATGCAAAAGCAGTCGTAACCGATGCTGGAGGCATTTTATCTCATTCAGCTATTATCGCAAGAGAGTATATGATGCCAGCTGTCCTAGGAACCCGAATAGCAACAGAAACACTTCAATCCGGTGACCTTGTGACAGTAGATGGAAGCAATGGACGTATTCAGATATTAAAACAGCATGCACGTGTCTAA
- a CDS encoding TetR/AcrR family transcriptional regulator → MLKSTNQRIIRATMDLLTEKGYQKTTTKEIAKKANVSEATIFRNFKNKRGVIAAIMKMKSTPTKTLEAEFKGDLYTDLKFLGSYILEHLTSKKEFIYISMREPAMFKDLTSHEKIYPQELREMLIQYFKKMSVQQHVLKGKEDIYADIFISTYFGFFTQQLEQDFQLVLTQKEDFIETYTHIFMRGISPA, encoded by the coding sequence TTGTTAAAATCTACAAATCAACGAATCATTCGCGCAACAATGGATTTATTGACTGAAAAGGGCTATCAAAAAACCACAACAAAAGAAATAGCTAAAAAAGCGAATGTCAGTGAAGCAACTATTTTCCGCAACTTTAAAAACAAACGCGGCGTGATTGCTGCCATTATGAAAATGAAATCAACGCCAACAAAAACCTTAGAAGCAGAATTCAAAGGGGATTTGTACACCGATTTAAAGTTTCTCGGTTCCTATATCCTTGAACATTTAACTTCAAAAAAAGAATTTATTTATATCAGCATGCGAGAACCGGCAATGTTTAAAGATCTGACTAGTCATGAAAAAATTTATCCTCAAGAACTAAGGGAAATGCTGATACAATACTTCAAAAAGATGAGCGTTCAACAGCATGTCTTAAAAGGAAAAGAAGACATTTATGCAGACATTTTCATTAGTACGTATTTTGGTTTTTTTACTCAGCAGCTTGAGCAAGACTTCCAGCTCGTATTAACACAAAAAGAGGATTTTATTGAGACATACACACACATTTTCATGAGAGGAATTTCTCCCGCTTAA
- a CDS encoding MFS transporter — MRLQKESLIIYSLLLGAILVPVNSTMIAVALSSISTYYDQSISNITWVVTIYLIVMAVTQPIAGKLGDIYGHRRMYLTGVTLFLIGSIGCALAPNLAFLIIFRSIQAAGGAILTPNSIALIRATVSPEKLSKTMGYFGFGAGIGAALGPFIGSILIQSFDWHSIFLVNIPFLFLTLVTGVLLIPKVKHTRIHARVDMIGSLYLTIGIATVILCSKSQLLNEYFIYGILALIVIPLFFRHVRKVKNPIIDLSLFKNSSFTNANLSIMLSNFVMYAILLIMPLFMEQQLALSHTQSGMILSVFSLCMSLSGLLGARLHPKKGAKKMIRFSFLCLTLSGIMLITLSQYPTLPLLMVTLVAGGISSGIGMTSMQMASLTAVDQSLSGSASGIFSTFRYFGSIISSTLIGIMSGFQSLFIVLMCAGILGFLLSQRVKTKSTSPSSGHSA, encoded by the coding sequence TTGAGGTTACAAAAAGAGAGCTTGATCATCTATTCTTTGTTACTTGGAGCTATACTAGTTCCGGTCAACTCAACGATGATCGCAGTCGCTCTATCATCCATATCAACATATTATGATCAATCCATTTCAAACATTACTTGGGTTGTCACCATTTATCTTATTGTCATGGCGGTCACCCAGCCTATCGCTGGTAAGTTAGGAGATATATACGGACACCGCCGCATGTATTTAACCGGAGTGACACTCTTTTTAATCGGCTCGATTGGCTGTGCTTTAGCACCTAATCTAGCATTTCTCATCATCTTTCGCTCCATTCAAGCAGCTGGCGGGGCTATTTTAACACCGAATAGTATCGCTTTGATTCGTGCAACAGTCTCACCCGAAAAACTGTCTAAAACAATGGGTTACTTTGGATTTGGTGCTGGTATTGGTGCCGCTCTTGGGCCTTTTATTGGATCGATTCTCATTCAGAGTTTTGATTGGCATTCTATATTCTTAGTGAATATCCCATTCCTATTTCTTACACTAGTCACCGGTGTTTTACTTATTCCAAAGGTAAAGCATACACGTATACACGCAAGAGTAGATATGATTGGTTCATTGTATTTAACCATCGGAATTGCCACAGTCATTCTATGCTCAAAAAGCCAGCTATTAAATGAATATTTCATTTATGGCATTCTAGCATTGATTGTCATTCCTTTATTTTTTAGACATGTACGGAAAGTAAAGAATCCGATCATCGATTTGTCCCTATTTAAAAACAGTTCATTTACAAATGCGAATCTATCGATCATGCTAAGTAATTTTGTGATGTATGCCATCCTCCTCATTATGCCGCTGTTTATGGAACAACAACTGGCCCTTTCTCATACACAAAGTGGTATGATTCTATCGGTATTTTCTCTTTGTATGTCTCTTAGCGGTTTATTAGGCGCAAGACTCCATCCAAAAAAAGGCGCGAAAAAAATGATTCGCTTTTCATTTCTCTGCCTCACTTTATCAGGCATCATGTTAATTACACTGAGTCAGTATCCAACATTACCACTGCTTATGGTGACACTAGTCGCGGGGGGAATTTCATCAGGGATTGGTATGACAAGTATGCAGATGGCTTCATTAACAGCTGTTGATCAAAGTTTATCTGGTTCGGCCTCTGGTATTTTCTCAACCTTTCGATATTTTGGCAGTATCATTTCGTCGACATTGATTGGTATCATGAGTGGTTTCCAATCTTTATTTATTGTATTAATGTGTGCAGGAATCCTTGGCTTCCTTTTATCCCAACGCGTCAAAACGAAATCTACCTCCCCATCATCTGGGCATTCCGCCTAA
- a CDS encoding YncE family protein: MARLKYVLIYLSALLLFLSGCGKDQQFTPPGNSQSIAVISQLKKASFSIVDLQKNKVISSVDLKHPLTDLIQINKDVIIATSKEGESLIEINLKKGTATDYMDVSKGLTSLTYDAVSHTLIAADSQKNVVYFIDTQRKNIKATVKTGKLPSSMTLSPAGTLFVLNAESHTVSVIDIEKEKLIRTFSVLERPSGIHFDGQSIWIGGHGKPGTLNKSIFAYDPKTGKKQREMKLGVMPVAFFSEKNSSTLYVLCHGDHTLYKVDTEKNKQLASVETGQNPNYINADTTSIYVSNLDDNSVSIIDKHTFMMKNRLNVPSGPYAIVLEEKK; encoded by the coding sequence ATGGCACGTCTAAAATATGTTTTGATCTATTTATCAGCTCTATTGTTATTCCTGTCAGGCTGTGGAAAAGACCAGCAGTTTACTCCACCTGGAAACTCTCAATCGATCGCGGTCATCTCTCAATTAAAAAAAGCCTCCTTTTCAATCGTTGATTTACAAAAGAATAAAGTGATCTCTTCCGTTGATTTAAAACATCCGCTCACTGATCTTATCCAAATCAACAAAGACGTCATCATCGCAACTAGTAAAGAAGGAGAATCGCTTATCGAAATTAATTTAAAAAAAGGTACAGCAACAGATTATATGGATGTGAGTAAAGGACTGACTTCCCTTACATATGATGCAGTTTCTCACACCTTAATTGCAGCGGATTCACAGAAAAATGTCGTTTATTTTATTGATACGCAGCGTAAAAACATAAAAGCAACTGTGAAGACTGGAAAGTTACCTTCTTCTATGACACTTTCTCCGGCAGGTACTTTATTCGTATTAAATGCAGAAAGCCATACTGTCTCTGTTATAGATATTGAGAAGGAAAAACTTATACGTACGTTCTCTGTGCTTGAACGACCATCTGGTATTCATTTTGATGGACAGTCCATTTGGATTGGTGGTCACGGAAAGCCAGGCACCTTAAATAAAAGCATTTTTGCTTACGACCCTAAAACGGGTAAAAAGCAAAGAGAAATGAAACTAGGTGTTATGCCTGTTGCCTTCTTCTCAGAGAAAAATTCTTCTACTTTATATGTACTTTGTCATGGAGATCATACGCTATACAAAGTAGATACAGAAAAGAATAAGCAGCTTGCTTCTGTTGAGACTGGTCAAAATCCTAATTATATTAACGCTGATACCACATCAATATATGTGAGTAACTTAGATGACAATTCAGTATCAATTATCGATAAACATACATTCATGATGAAAAATCGACTGAATGTCCCATCAGGACCCTATGCTATCGTGTTGGAGGAAAAGAAATGA
- a CDS encoding response regulator transcription factor has translation MKEQMHILIVDDEFDMLELIGSFLRRQGFHIITANNGMEALRQLEKEPVDLVVLDIMMPDMDGFEVCQRIRQTSQIPILFLTARSYEEDRIRGLEIGADDYIMKPFSLRELAARIETTLRRIRGLSLKRSRIQFGDMEIDQDGRQVYILQEPVNLTRREFDLLMFLLLNQGQVFSREQLYQKLWESHSTSGSLRTVDTHIKTLRLKLKGAERHIKTVWGVGYKFEEEE, from the coding sequence ATGAAAGAACAAATGCATATATTAATCGTAGACGATGAGTTCGATATGCTTGAGCTAATCGGATCCTTCTTAAGAAGACAAGGCTTTCACATTATCACAGCTAATAATGGAATGGAGGCCTTACGTCAGCTTGAAAAGGAACCCGTTGATCTTGTTGTACTTGATATCATGATGCCTGATATGGATGGATTTGAAGTCTGCCAGCGTATTCGGCAAACTTCTCAAATTCCTATCTTATTCTTAACAGCTAGAAGTTATGAAGAGGATCGAATTAGGGGCCTAGAAATTGGTGCGGATGACTACATCATGAAGCCTTTCAGTCTACGTGAGCTTGCAGCAAGAATTGAAACAACTTTGAGACGAATTAGGGGTCTTTCGCTAAAGCGCAGCCGCATACAGTTTGGTGACATGGAGATCGATCAGGATGGTAGACAAGTTTATATCCTACAGGAGCCCGTTAATTTAACTAGAAGAGAATTTGATTTACTCATGTTTCTTTTACTCAATCAAGGCCAAGTGTTTTCACGAGAACAGCTCTATCAAAAATTATGGGAATCACATTCTACGAGCGGCTCTTTACGAACAGTCGATACACATATCAAAACGCTAAGACTGAAATTAAAGGGAGCAGAACGGCATATTAAAACCGTTTGGGGTGTCGGTTATAAGTTTGAGGAGGAAGAATGA
- a CDS encoding HAMP domain-containing sensor histidine kinase: MKPLSIKKKVLFLILVVTGIVAASALALTYYLYQHLYVDKQIDSLSLQGKKLAQIYHQHGKDTYFTDRIKWSNDSSQANIIFTDDPMELSSGLPFDTNTNDNLITFKERQKLLQGETVVLIREHSQFHQDILGIAIPVFSSKDELSGTIFLSMPLSDVYEPFVQIRLTLGISILLILLLIFFIGYKSSNQVVRTINQMKEIALEMESGDFSKRMAVTKNGDELNQLSRSFNKLSSTLEKVEQHRREFLANVSHELRTPLSYMKGYAEGIEEGIIDQKKGMQIIQNESTRLSRLVHDLLDLAQLEGESYPLTMEPLVFAQLIHDVLDQMKFIASQKGISFNRALEEDCIIYGDSDRLEQVVRNLLDNAIHYTPSGKSISIELFIHQNIAELTITDEGSGIPKAELPHVSERFYRVNKARTRKDGGSGLGLAIVYQIIKKHRGTFVLQSEQGIGTTAIIQLPSAESTEIPPAPS; encoded by the coding sequence ATGAAGCCTTTATCGATTAAAAAGAAAGTGCTCTTCTTAATCCTTGTAGTGACCGGAATTGTTGCTGCCTCAGCTCTTGCCCTCACCTATTACTTATACCAGCACTTATATGTTGATAAGCAAATTGATTCCTTAAGTTTACAAGGTAAAAAGCTGGCACAAATCTATCATCAACACGGGAAGGATACGTATTTTACCGATAGAATAAAATGGTCTAACGATTCGAGTCAGGCGAACATTATTTTTACAGATGATCCAATGGAGCTTTCAAGTGGGCTTCCTTTTGATACGAACACAAATGATAATCTCATCACATTCAAAGAACGCCAAAAGCTCCTTCAAGGGGAAACCGTCGTGTTGATTAGAGAACACTCACAGTTTCATCAAGATATTCTTGGCATCGCCATCCCTGTTTTCTCAAGCAAAGATGAGCTATCGGGGACAATTTTTCTATCCATGCCCTTATCGGATGTATATGAACCTTTTGTCCAAATCAGATTGACACTTGGCATATCTATTTTATTAATCCTGCTCCTGATTTTCTTTATCGGATATAAAAGCTCCAATCAAGTCGTGCGGACAATTAATCAAATGAAAGAAATTGCGTTGGAAATGGAGTCTGGTGATTTTTCAAAACGGATGGCTGTGACCAAAAACGGTGATGAGTTAAACCAGCTGAGCCGCTCTTTTAACAAACTGTCTTCTACCCTTGAAAAAGTTGAGCAGCACCGCAGGGAATTTCTTGCGAATGTCTCCCACGAACTTCGAACTCCCCTAAGTTATATGAAAGGATATGCTGAAGGTATTGAAGAGGGCATTATTGATCAAAAAAAAGGCATGCAGATTATTCAAAACGAATCCACACGATTAAGCAGGCTCGTACATGACCTTCTGGATCTCGCGCAGTTAGAGGGAGAATCTTACCCACTAACGATGGAGCCTCTCGTCTTTGCACAGCTTATTCATGATGTTCTTGATCAAATGAAATTCATTGCTAGTCAAAAGGGAATCTCGTTCAACCGAGCACTCGAAGAGGATTGTATTATTTATGGTGACAGCGATCGACTTGAACAAGTCGTTCGTAATTTATTGGACAATGCCATCCATTACACGCCATCAGGAAAGTCGATTTCGATTGAATTATTCATTCACCAAAACATTGCTGAATTAACTATTACAGATGAAGGTAGCGGAATTCCAAAAGCAGAACTCCCTCATGTTTCTGAGCGTTTTTATCGAGTGAATAAAGCGCGCACAAGAAAAGATGGCGGCTCTGGTCTTGGACTAGCCATTGTGTATCAAATTATTAAAAAACATCGTGGCACGTTCGTTCTTCAATCTGAACAAGGCATAGGTACGACCGCTATTATACAATTACCAAGTGCAGAGAGCACTGAAATTCCGCCTGCCCCCTCGTAA
- a CDS encoding ArnT family glycosyltransferase produces MIRRFQKFDLYLFFILILSAILNIYNIWNNDTVNAYYTAAVTSMMQSWHNFFFTSFDPSGYVTVDKPPLAFWLQTISAKIFGLHGWSVILPQALAGIGSVYLIYRLVKPTFGQAAARLSALIMACTPIAVAVSRTNNIDSLLVFILLLATAMMFKAVKQQKVLWAIASFAMIGIGFNTKMLQAYMIVPALVLFYIIAFRTTWKKKLLSLLISMIVLLSVSASWSIAVDLTSKDNRPYMGSSQSNSALELAFGYNGLQRLTGQQSGGRGGTNQGEGQPPSQQGDQQNDNESSNMTQPPSSGNQNNSDNSNQSFNQQQTSMQGPPRSAGGNSDGPPNGGGGKMGSGSGMFGTGTKGPLRLFQSELSDQISWLLPFALFGAIGIFFSTVFERRRLNTKQKETLFWLAWLIPVAAFFSIAGFFHHYYLIMLAPPIAVLAGAGWVSMTQLFQTGTGFKKWLLPIAIFVTTAFEILILSTFTSTIGLGLSVAVGIIGIGTILSLLLIKGKEKLKQFVSLIAILGMMIAPLYWASTPLLYGGNSMLPETGPQLATSSGSMSSQVNEKLISYLEKNNTGEEFLFGTTDATTASPYIIKTGKAVMALGGFSGSDNILTLSEFKQFVKDGKIKYFYLSGMRGGSSDILTWIQKNGKEVATSNWQNSSTSKTNQQTDSSDSQQSEQNNQSNGRMGGMESGTLYKLSVD; encoded by the coding sequence TTGATTAGACGCTTTCAAAAATTTGATCTTTATTTATTTTTCATATTAATTTTATCTGCCATTTTAAACATTTATAACATTTGGAACAACGATACAGTGAACGCTTATTATACCGCAGCGGTCACAAGTATGATGCAAAGCTGGCATAATTTCTTCTTTACTTCGTTCGATCCCTCAGGTTATGTCACGGTGGATAAACCACCGCTCGCCTTCTGGCTGCAAACGATCAGTGCCAAAATTTTCGGACTGCATGGCTGGAGTGTGATCTTACCCCAAGCTTTAGCTGGCATTGGATCAGTTTATTTAATCTATCGCCTAGTCAAACCTACATTTGGGCAGGCTGCTGCAAGACTGTCAGCACTCATTATGGCGTGCACACCAATCGCAGTTGCTGTATCTCGTACAAATAACATTGACAGCTTACTCGTTTTTATTCTTTTACTCGCAACAGCCATGATGTTCAAGGCTGTAAAACAGCAGAAGGTACTTTGGGCAATTGCTTCTTTTGCAATGATCGGTATCGGTTTTAATACAAAAATGCTTCAAGCGTATATGATTGTACCGGCTCTCGTCTTGTTTTACATCATCGCCTTCCGAACGACATGGAAGAAAAAGTTGTTATCACTATTGATCTCAATGATTGTTCTTTTAAGTGTATCTGCTTCTTGGTCTATAGCGGTTGATCTCACATCCAAAGATAATCGTCCTTATATGGGATCAAGTCAATCGAACTCAGCACTAGAATTAGCCTTTGGTTACAACGGTCTTCAGCGGTTAACTGGACAACAGTCTGGCGGGAGAGGCGGTACAAATCAGGGGGAGGGGCAGCCACCTTCACAGCAGGGTGATCAGCAAAATGACAATGAATCATCCAACATGACTCAGCCGCCATCCAGTGGTAATCAAAACAACTCAGACAATTCAAACCAATCATTCAACCAGCAACAGACTTCAATGCAAGGACCACCACGCAGTGCAGGCGGTAATAGTGATGGACCTCCAAATGGCGGGGGCGGAAAGATGGGAAGTGGTTCTGGCATGTTTGGAACAGGAACAAAAGGGCCATTACGTCTGTTCCAATCTGAATTGTCCGATCAAATCAGTTGGCTGCTTCCATTTGCGCTCTTCGGTGCGATTGGTATCTTCTTCTCGACAGTCTTTGAAAGAAGACGTCTCAATACAAAACAAAAAGAAACACTATTTTGGTTAGCTTGGCTTATACCCGTTGCTGCATTTTTCAGTATAGCAGGATTTTTTCATCACTATTATTTAATCATGCTGGCACCGCCAATTGCTGTATTAGCAGGAGCCGGCTGGGTTTCTATGACTCAATTGTTCCAAACAGGAACTGGCTTTAAAAAATGGCTGCTTCCTATTGCGATATTCGTCACAACCGCATTTGAAATCCTTATCCTATCCACATTTACAAGCACGATCGGTCTTGGACTAAGCGTTGCAGTCGGTATCATTGGTATTGGAACGATCCTTTCTCTACTTTTGATAAAAGGAAAAGAAAAACTAAAACAATTCGTGTCTCTCATCGCCATCCTTGGCATGATGATTGCACCACTATACTGGGCAAGCACACCTCTTCTTTATGGAGGAAACAGTATGCTTCCAGAGACTGGTCCTCAGCTTGCAACTTCAAGTGGCAGCATGAGTTCACAAGTCAATGAAAAGCTGATCAGCTATCTTGAAAAAAACAATACGGGAGAAGAATTCCTATTCGGAACAACAGATGCAACCACTGCTTCGCCTTACATTATTAAAACAGGAAAAGCTGTTATGGCATTAGGTGGATTTAGTGGATCTGATAACATTCTCACACTTAGTGAATTCAAGCAGTTCGTCAAAGACGGTAAAATCAAATACTTCTATCTTTCTGGTATGAGAGGCGGTAGCTCTGACATTCTCACTTGGATTCAAAAAAATGGAAAAGAAGTAGCTACTTCTAACTGGCAGAACAGCTCTACATCCAAAACGAATCAGCAAACAGACAGCTCAGACAGCCAACAATCAGAACAAAATAATCAGTCTAATGGACGAATGGGCGGAATGGAGAGCGGCACTCTTTATAAACTATCCGTTGATTAA
- a CDS encoding glycosyltransferase family 2 protein: MEKNIQYSIVVPVYNEELVIHESYQRLKTVMDSTGEAYELLFVNDGSMDRTAELIKGYCQTDSNVRLIDFSRNFGHQIAITAGMDYAKGEAVVVIDADLQDPPELILDMIEKWKEGYEVVYAVRSKRKGETVFKKYTASLFYRVLRQITEVDIPIDTGDFRLMDRKVCHEMRKIREKNPFVRGLVSWVGFKQVAVEYVRDERLAGETKYPLKKMLKLSMDGITSFSYKPLKLASVTGIALSAIGFISMFLVLYLKLFTNSTITGWSSLIVIQLFFSGIILFMLGMIGEYIGRIYDEAKDRPLYIVRDSYGLQAKPHPVQSPVHFKQYKQH; encoded by the coding sequence ATGGAAAAGAACATACAATATTCTATTGTAGTCCCAGTGTATAATGAAGAGCTTGTGATTCATGAATCGTATCAGCGCCTTAAGACCGTCATGGATTCAACGGGAGAAGCATATGAGCTTCTCTTCGTCAATGACGGCAGTATGGATCGTACAGCTGAACTGATTAAAGGGTACTGCCAGACCGATTCGAATGTGAGACTTATTGATTTTTCTCGTAACTTTGGACATCAAATTGCCATTACAGCGGGAATGGATTATGCAAAGGGAGAAGCTGTCGTAGTGATTGATGCGGATTTACAAGATCCACCTGAATTAATTTTAGACATGATTGAAAAATGGAAGGAGGGCTATGAGGTCGTATACGCAGTCCGTTCCAAGCGAAAAGGCGAAACAGTTTTCAAAAAGTACACCGCTTCCCTTTTCTACCGAGTGTTACGTCAAATCACCGAAGTAGATATTCCTATTGACACCGGCGACTTTAGACTGATGGATCGTAAAGTATGTCATGAAATGAGAAAAATACGAGAGAAAAACCCATTTGTCCGCGGATTAGTGAGCTGGGTCGGTTTCAAACAGGTTGCGGTAGAATATGTTCGGGATGAGCGGCTGGCAGGAGAAACAAAGTACCCTCTCAAAAAGATGCTCAAGCTCTCAATGGATGGGATCACATCTTTTTCTTACAAACCTTTAAAGCTAGCCAGCGTGACAGGTATTGCACTTTCAGCTATTGGCTTCATATCGATGTTTCTAGTTTTATATTTAAAACTTTTTACAAACAGCACCATCACCGGCTGGAGTTCATTAATTGTCATTCAGCTATTCTTTAGCGGGATTATCCTCTTTATGTTAGGCATGATCGGAGAGTATATTGGCCGAATTTACGATGAAGCCAAGGACCGGCCGCTTTATATCGTCAGAGATAGCTATGGCCTTCAGGCTAAGCCACATCCAGTTCAATCCCCTGTACATTTCAAGCAATATAAACAGCATTAA